Proteins encoded together in one Carya illinoinensis cultivar Pawnee chromosome 3, C.illinoinensisPawnee_v1, whole genome shotgun sequence window:
- the LOC122304666 gene encoding uncharacterized protein LOC122304666 encodes MDYCPELGGIVSDLSFWHLANLARDRGSHDVLTTFLVVAWGLWNRRNKFIYEDVSLNINTAVNNALSLKQEYTKVQVFHEFDKRINYVVYWHLPPIGCLKLNVDGATFSDSFSAGVGVILRDHNGDVVVAASNVEREVSSAVFIEAIALLRGLQLCVQWGVPKIILESDSLILVNCLNENSECLTEFDFILQDIRRLMHGFEETRLEHVHRLGNGAAHQLARYAKEVDDIVMWWDSCPSFVSQAIWLDKNSICKDSLI; translated from the coding sequence ATGGATTATTGTCCTGAATTGGGTGGAATTGTTTCTGATCTCTCTTTTTGGCATTTGGCAAATTTGGCTCGTGATAGAGGTTCTCATGATGTGTTAACTACTTTTTTGGTAGTTGCTTGGGGACTATGGAATAGGAGAAACAAGTTTATTTATGAGGATGTATCCCTGAATATTAATACTGCTGTTAATAATGCTTTGTCATTAAAACAAGAGTATACTAAGGTGCAGGTTTTTCATGAGTTTGATAAAAGGATCAATTATGTTGTGTATTGGCATCTCCCTCCCATAGGTTGTCtgaaattaaatgttgatggtgCTACATTTAGTGACTCTTTTTCTGCTGGGGTTGGGGTTATTTTGAGAGATCATAATGGGGATGTTGTGGTAGCTGCAAGTAATGTGGAAAGGGAGGTTTCTTCAGCTGTATTTATTGAAGCCATTGCTTTGTTGAGAGGCCTACAACTGTGTGTTCAGTGGGGGGTACCTAAAATCATATTAGAATCTGATTCTTTGATTCTTGTCAACTGTTTGAATGAAAATTCTGAGTGTCTAACGGAATTTGATTTCATTTTACAAGATATTCGAAGGCTTATGCATGGGTTTGAAGAAACAAGACTTGAGCATGTCCATCGATTGGGTAATGGTGCTGCCCATCAATTGGCAAGATATGCAAAGGAAGTTGACGACATTGTTATGTGGTGGGATTCATGTCCTTCTTTTGTAAGTCAAGCTATTTGGCTTGATAAAAACTCTATTTGTAAGGACTCTTTGATATGA
- the LOC122305693 gene encoding desmethylxanthohumol 6'-O-methyltransferase-like, which yields MERKEEVALLKGQAEIWQHLFAFADSMALKCAVELRIADIMHSHSVPITLSQIASANDSPSPDIPYLSRIMRSLVYKKIFTEHHPSDGGEKLYGPTHTSRWLLHDAELTLAPMVLMENSQRQLAPWHFLSQCVKEGGIAFKKAYGVEMWDFAARNPEYNKIFNDAMACTTKIMMGVLLAEYKDGFGSIGSLVDVGGGTGEMIAEIIKQHPNINGFNFDLPHVVATAPVHEGVSHVGGNMFEAIPNANAILLKCVLHDWSDEHCIKILRNCKKTVPQKTGKVIIVDIVIEKDNDDLFQETRMVYDLLMMAHTTGGKERSELEWKQLLEEGGFPRYKIIKLPAITSIIEAYPE from the exons ATGGAACGAAAAGAAGAAGTGGCATTGTTGAAAGGCCAAGCCGAAATTTGGCAgcatttatttgcttttgcaGACTCTATGGCATTGAAATGTGCAGTGGAGCTCCGTATTGCTGACATCATGCACTCTCATAGTGTTCCCATTACTTTGTCCCAAATAGCCTCTGCCAATGACTCCCCTTCTCCTGATATCCCTTACCTTTCAAGAATAATGAGATCTCTGGTCTACAAAAAGATCTTCACCGAACACCATCCATCGGACGGTGGAGAAAAACTCTATGGACCTACCCACACGTCAAGATGGCTTTTGCATGATGCTGAGCTAACCCTAGCGCCAATGGTGTTAATGGAGAACAGCCAGAGGCAACTGGCGCCGTGGCATTTCCTGAGCCAATGCGTCAAGGAAGGTGGCATTGCGTTCAAGAAGGCGTACGGCGTTGAGATGTGGGACTTTGCAGCAAGAAATCCTGAATACAACAAGATTTTCAACGATGCCATGGCATGTACGACCAAGATCATGATGGGGGTGCTCCTGGCAGAATACAAGGACGGATTCGGTTCCATCGGATCATTGGTGGATGTAGGGGGTGGGACGGGAGAGATGATAGCTGAGATTATCAAACAACATCCCAATATCAATGGTTTTAACTTCGATCTCCCACATGTTGTGGCAACAGCACCGGTGCACGAGGGGGTCTCCCATGTTGGAGGGAACATGTTTGAAGCCATTCCTAATGCTAATGCAATTCTCTTGAAG TGTGTACTACACGATTGGAGCGACGAACATTGCATCAAGATTCTGAGAAATTGCAAAAAAACAGTACCACAAAAGACTGGAAAGGTTATAATTGTTGATATCGTTATCGAGAAAGATAATGACGACTTATTTCAAGAGACGCGCATGGTGTACGACTTGTTAATGATGGCACACACCACTGGTGGCAAGGAGAGGAGTGAGCTTGAATGGAAGCAATTGTTGGAGGAAGGAGGCTTCCCTCGTTATAAAATCATCAAGCTACCAgctataacatctataattgaGGCCTATCCAGAGTGA